One stretch of Macrotis lagotis isolate mMagLag1 chromosome 7, bilby.v1.9.chrom.fasta, whole genome shotgun sequence DNA includes these proteins:
- the LOC141493268 gene encoding solute carrier family 2, facilitated glucose transporter member 3-like isoform X1 — translation MAATTKVTGSLLFSVGVAAISSFQFGYNTGVINAPEQIVKDFLNFTLQKRTGQPTSEFLLTSLWSLTVAIFSVGGMIGSFSVGLLVNRFGRRNSMLIINALALVGGALLGFAKFSKSVVEMLILGRLVIGVFCGLCTGLVPIYIGEVSPTNLRGAFGTLNQLGIVVGILIAQIFGLEYIMGTENLWPMLLGFTVIPAILQSIALPICPESPRFLLINKMEEEQARKILVKLWGTQEVDQDIQEMKNESAKMSQEKKLTVLDLFRVPNYRQPIIIAIMLQLSQQLSGINAVFYYSTGIFLDAGVKEPVYTTIGAGAVNVVFTVVSLFLVEQAGRRTLHLVGLSGMAFCSLLMVIAMSLKASNMWMSYVCIVAIFGFVAFFEIGPGPIPWFIVAELFSQGPRPAAMAVAGCSNWTSNFLVGLLFPTAAKYLGSYVFIVFTFFLIIFFLFTLFKVPETKGRTFENITQVFENKSQGTISPSLLTEKDSAADMSNNDPVKDTSSSAL, via the exons ATGGCGGCGACGACCAAG GTCACCggctccctccttttctctgttgGAGTAGCTGCTATAAGCTCTTTTCAATTTGGCTACAATACTGGTGTCATAAATGCCCCGGAGCAG ATCGTCAAGGACTTTCTCAATTTCACTTTACAAAAAAGAACTGGTCAGCCAACTTCTGAGtttctgctcacctcactttgGTCCTTGACTGTGGCCATCTTCTCCGTAGGTGGCATGATTGGTTCTTTCTCTGTGGGACTACTCGTCAACCGATTTGGCAG GCGCAACTCCATGCTCATCATCAATGCACTAGCACTTGTGGGAGGTGCTCTTTTGGGCTTCGCAAAGTTCTCCAAGTCAGTGGTGGAAATGCTGATCCTGGGTCGGCTGGTCATTGGCGTATTCTGTGGACTTTGCACTGGCCTTGTGCCCATATATATTGGAGAGGTCTCCCCAACTAACCTTCGTGGAGCCTTTGGCACCCTAAACCAGCTGGGTATTGTCGTGGGGATCCTCATTGCCCAG ATCTTTGGACTAGAATACATAATGGGAACTGAGAATCTCTGGCCAATGTTATTAGGTTTTACTGTCATCCCTGCTATTCTGCAATCTATAGCCCTTCCAATATGCCCTGAAAGCCCCAGATTCCTACTTATCAATAAGATGGAAGAGGAGCAAGCCCGAAAGA TTCTTGTGAAGTTATGGGGCACTCAAGAGGTAGACCAGGATATCCAAGAGATGAAGAATGAGAGTGCTAAAATGTCACAAGAAAAGAAACTAACTGTGCTAGATCTCTTTAGGGTACCAAATTATCGACAGCCTATTATCATTGCCATTATGCTCCAGCTCTCTCAACAGCTCTCTGGAATCAATGCT GTTTTCTACTATTCCACAGGAATCTTCTTAGATGCTGGTGTTAAAGAGCCAGTATATACTACTATTGGTGCTGGTGCAGTTAATGTGGTATTCACTGTAGTTTCG ctCTTTCTAGTGGAGCAAGCAGGAAGGAGAACCCTTCATCTAGTAGGACTGAGTGGCATggccttctgttctcttcttatGGTTATTGCCATGTCTCTCAAG GCTTCTAATATGTGGATGAGCTATGTCTGTATCGTGGCTATCTTTGGCTTTGTGGCCTTCTTTGAAATTGGACCAGGACCCATTCCTTGGTTCATTGTTGCTGAGCTCTTCAGTCAAGGCCCACGCCCAGCAGCTATGGCTGTAGCTGGCTGCTCCAACTGGACCTCTAACTTCCTTGTGGGTTTGCTCTTCCCTACAGCTGCG aAATATTTGGGATCCTATGTCTTTATTGTCTTTACTTTCTTCCTCATCATCTTCTTTTTGTTCACCTTATTCAAAGTCCCTGAGACCAAGGGCAGAACTTTTGAGAATATTACGCAGGTCTTTGAGAACAAGAGTCAGGGTACCATCAGCCCCAGCTTATTGACAGAGAAAGACTCCGCTGCGGATATGAGCAACAATGATCCAGTCAAGGACACATCCTCGTCAGCCCTCTAG
- the LOC141493268 gene encoding solute carrier family 2, facilitated glucose transporter member 3-like isoform X2, translated as MCTSTNPQGHRLPPFLCWSSCYKLFSIWLQYWCHKCPGAGGMIGSFSVGLLVNRFGRRNSMLIINALALVGGALLGFAKFSKSVVEMLILGRLVIGVFCGLCTGLVPIYIGEVSPTNLRGAFGTLNQLGIVVGILIAQIFGLEYIMGTENLWPMLLGFTVIPAILQSIALPICPESPRFLLINKMEEEQARKILVKLWGTQEVDQDIQEMKNESAKMSQEKKLTVLDLFRVPNYRQPIIIAIMLQLSQQLSGINAVFYYSTGIFLDAGVKEPVYTTIGAGAVNVVFTVVSLFLVEQAGRRTLHLVGLSGMAFCSLLMVIAMSLKASNMWMSYVCIVAIFGFVAFFEIGPGPIPWFIVAELFSQGPRPAAMAVAGCSNWTSNFLVGLLFPTAAKYLGSYVFIVFTFFLIIFFLFTLFKVPETKGRTFENITQVFENKSQGTISPSLLTEKDSAADMSNNDPVKDTSSSAL; from the exons ATGTGCACATCAACCAATCCACAAG GTCACCggctccctccttttctctgttgGAGTAGCTGCTATAAGCTCTTTTCAATTTGGCTACAATACTGGTGTCATAAATGCCCCGGAGCAG GTGGCATGATTGGTTCTTTCTCTGTGGGACTACTCGTCAACCGATTTGGCAG GCGCAACTCCATGCTCATCATCAATGCACTAGCACTTGTGGGAGGTGCTCTTTTGGGCTTCGCAAAGTTCTCCAAGTCAGTGGTGGAAATGCTGATCCTGGGTCGGCTGGTCATTGGCGTATTCTGTGGACTTTGCACTGGCCTTGTGCCCATATATATTGGAGAGGTCTCCCCAACTAACCTTCGTGGAGCCTTTGGCACCCTAAACCAGCTGGGTATTGTCGTGGGGATCCTCATTGCCCAG ATCTTTGGACTAGAATACATAATGGGAACTGAGAATCTCTGGCCAATGTTATTAGGTTTTACTGTCATCCCTGCTATTCTGCAATCTATAGCCCTTCCAATATGCCCTGAAAGCCCCAGATTCCTACTTATCAATAAGATGGAAGAGGAGCAAGCCCGAAAGA TTCTTGTGAAGTTATGGGGCACTCAAGAGGTAGACCAGGATATCCAAGAGATGAAGAATGAGAGTGCTAAAATGTCACAAGAAAAGAAACTAACTGTGCTAGATCTCTTTAGGGTACCAAATTATCGACAGCCTATTATCATTGCCATTATGCTCCAGCTCTCTCAACAGCTCTCTGGAATCAATGCT GTTTTCTACTATTCCACAGGAATCTTCTTAGATGCTGGTGTTAAAGAGCCAGTATATACTACTATTGGTGCTGGTGCAGTTAATGTGGTATTCACTGTAGTTTCG ctCTTTCTAGTGGAGCAAGCAGGAAGGAGAACCCTTCATCTAGTAGGACTGAGTGGCATggccttctgttctcttcttatGGTTATTGCCATGTCTCTCAAG GCTTCTAATATGTGGATGAGCTATGTCTGTATCGTGGCTATCTTTGGCTTTGTGGCCTTCTTTGAAATTGGACCAGGACCCATTCCTTGGTTCATTGTTGCTGAGCTCTTCAGTCAAGGCCCACGCCCAGCAGCTATGGCTGTAGCTGGCTGCTCCAACTGGACCTCTAACTTCCTTGTGGGTTTGCTCTTCCCTACAGCTGCG aAATATTTGGGATCCTATGTCTTTATTGTCTTTACTTTCTTCCTCATCATCTTCTTTTTGTTCACCTTATTCAAAGTCCCTGAGACCAAGGGCAGAACTTTTGAGAATATTACGCAGGTCTTTGAGAACAAGAGTCAGGGTACCATCAGCCCCAGCTTATTGACAGAGAAAGACTCCGCTGCGGATATGAGCAACAATGATCCAGTCAAGGACACATCCTCGTCAGCCCTCTAG
- the LOC141493268 gene encoding solute carrier family 2, facilitated glucose transporter member 3-like isoform X3 yields the protein MPRSRRNSMLIINALALVGGALLGFAKFSKSVVEMLILGRLVIGVFCGLCTGLVPIYIGEVSPTNLRGAFGTLNQLGIVVGILIAQIFGLEYIMGTENLWPMLLGFTVIPAILQSIALPICPESPRFLLINKMEEEQARKILVKLWGTQEVDQDIQEMKNESAKMSQEKKLTVLDLFRVPNYRQPIIIAIMLQLSQQLSGINAVFYYSTGIFLDAGVKEPVYTTIGAGAVNVVFTVVSLFLVEQAGRRTLHLVGLSGMAFCSLLMVIAMSLKASNMWMSYVCIVAIFGFVAFFEIGPGPIPWFIVAELFSQGPRPAAMAVAGCSNWTSNFLVGLLFPTAAKYLGSYVFIVFTFFLIIFFLFTLFKVPETKGRTFENITQVFENKSQGTISPSLLTEKDSAADMSNNDPVKDTSSSAL from the exons ATGCCCCGGAGCAG GCGCAACTCCATGCTCATCATCAATGCACTAGCACTTGTGGGAGGTGCTCTTTTGGGCTTCGCAAAGTTCTCCAAGTCAGTGGTGGAAATGCTGATCCTGGGTCGGCTGGTCATTGGCGTATTCTGTGGACTTTGCACTGGCCTTGTGCCCATATATATTGGAGAGGTCTCCCCAACTAACCTTCGTGGAGCCTTTGGCACCCTAAACCAGCTGGGTATTGTCGTGGGGATCCTCATTGCCCAG ATCTTTGGACTAGAATACATAATGGGAACTGAGAATCTCTGGCCAATGTTATTAGGTTTTACTGTCATCCCTGCTATTCTGCAATCTATAGCCCTTCCAATATGCCCTGAAAGCCCCAGATTCCTACTTATCAATAAGATGGAAGAGGAGCAAGCCCGAAAGA TTCTTGTGAAGTTATGGGGCACTCAAGAGGTAGACCAGGATATCCAAGAGATGAAGAATGAGAGTGCTAAAATGTCACAAGAAAAGAAACTAACTGTGCTAGATCTCTTTAGGGTACCAAATTATCGACAGCCTATTATCATTGCCATTATGCTCCAGCTCTCTCAACAGCTCTCTGGAATCAATGCT GTTTTCTACTATTCCACAGGAATCTTCTTAGATGCTGGTGTTAAAGAGCCAGTATATACTACTATTGGTGCTGGTGCAGTTAATGTGGTATTCACTGTAGTTTCG ctCTTTCTAGTGGAGCAAGCAGGAAGGAGAACCCTTCATCTAGTAGGACTGAGTGGCATggccttctgttctcttcttatGGTTATTGCCATGTCTCTCAAG GCTTCTAATATGTGGATGAGCTATGTCTGTATCGTGGCTATCTTTGGCTTTGTGGCCTTCTTTGAAATTGGACCAGGACCCATTCCTTGGTTCATTGTTGCTGAGCTCTTCAGTCAAGGCCCACGCCCAGCAGCTATGGCTGTAGCTGGCTGCTCCAACTGGACCTCTAACTTCCTTGTGGGTTTGCTCTTCCCTACAGCTGCG aAATATTTGGGATCCTATGTCTTTATTGTCTTTACTTTCTTCCTCATCATCTTCTTTTTGTTCACCTTATTCAAAGTCCCTGAGACCAAGGGCAGAACTTTTGAGAATATTACGCAGGTCTTTGAGAACAAGAGTCAGGGTACCATCAGCCCCAGCTTATTGACAGAGAAAGACTCCGCTGCGGATATGAGCAACAATGATCCAGTCAAGGACACATCCTCGTCAGCCCTCTAG